One window from the genome of Rhodopseudomonas sp. P2A-2r encodes:
- a CDS encoding HesA/MoeB/ThiF family protein, with protein MLSSEELERYARHIVLREVGGPGQAALKEASVLVIGAGGLGAPVLMYLAAAGVGTLGVVDDDHVSLSNLQRQIIHFTSDVGRPKVDSAAARVDALNPHVKFAAHDTRLTAANAMALISGYDLVLDGSDNFATRYLVSDACHLAGVPLVTAALGQFDGSLTTLRPFERNAEGELNPTLRCLFPEPPPPGTVPSCQEAGVMGALAGVLGSMMALEAIREIVGFGEGLVGRLLMVDARAMRFETLRYKRDPENPLNGDAPTIVDLSGHE; from the coding sequence ATGCTAAGCTCGGAAGAACTCGAACGCTATGCCCGCCACATCGTGCTGCGCGAGGTCGGCGGCCCCGGCCAGGCGGCGCTGAAGGAGGCGTCGGTGCTGGTGATCGGCGCCGGCGGGCTCGGCGCGCCGGTGTTGATGTATCTGGCGGCGGCGGGCGTCGGCACGCTCGGCGTGGTCGATGACGATCACGTCTCGCTGTCCAACTTGCAGCGCCAGATCATCCATTTCACCTCCGATGTCGGGCGGCCCAAGGTCGACAGCGCCGCGGCGCGGGTCGACGCGCTCAATCCGCATGTGAAATTCGCCGCGCATGACACGCGACTGACCGCAGCCAATGCAATGGCGCTGATCTCCGGCTACGATCTGGTGCTCGACGGCTCCGACAATTTCGCCACGCGCTATCTGGTGTCCGACGCCTGTCATCTCGCCGGCGTGCCGCTGGTCACCGCGGCGCTCGGCCAGTTCGACGGGTCGCTGACCACGCTGCGGCCGTTCGAGCGCAATGCCGAAGGGGAACTCAACCCGACCCTGCGCTGCCTGTTCCCGGAACCACCGCCGCCGGGCACGGTGCCGAGCTGCCAGGAAGCCGGGGTCATGGGCGCGCTGGCCGGCGTGCTCGGCTCCATGATGGCGCTGGAAGCGATCCGCGAGATCGTCGGCTTTGGCGAGGGGCTGGTCGGTCGCCTGCTGATGGTCGACGCCCGCGCCATGCGCTTCGAGACGCTGCGCTACAAAAGGGATCCGGAGAACCCGCTCAACGGCGACGCGCCGACGATCGTGGATCTTAGCGGGCACGAGTAG
- a CDS encoding serine protease, whose product MRSMLAATLIVASAQAAAAQTVATPPAVQGVKPKPVATVPVRPALQTPADTANAMVLAERQGIQSDLAWVGQYNGAINGEVSERMVAAIKGFQKDNGGKQTGVLNPQERTLLSDAARKLQANVGWKTVTDMVTGARLGLPTKLVPQQSSDANGSKWSSTSGTIQIQLARRKEAGVTTAKLAELEKKEPAGRKIEYSAIKPDFFVLSGMQGLKKFYVRGTFKDAEVRILTILYDQATEGTMEPVVIAMSSAFNAFPVGAQAASGPPPRKKVEYGSGIVVSEDGAILTDRQLIDGCMSVVVAGQNLATPGNADRVAEDKVRDLALLRIYGVHGLKPLALGNAAAKPALDLTGIADPQSQGGNAAVSTVKASVAPVGSNGELALSPAPGIGFSGAAATDADGAFAGLAQLKPVVVAGPANGVATQATLVPADTVREFLKTNGVSFAAGAAGNAKASMVRVICVRK is encoded by the coding sequence ATGAGATCGATGCTGGCCGCAACATTGATCGTCGCCTCGGCCCAAGCGGCCGCGGCCCAGACCGTTGCGACGCCGCCGGCGGTGCAGGGCGTCAAGCCGAAGCCGGTGGCCACCGTGCCGGTGCGCCCGGCGCTGCAGACGCCCGCCGACACCGCCAATGCCATGGTGCTGGCGGAGCGCCAGGGCATCCAGTCGGACCTCGCCTGGGTCGGCCAGTACAACGGCGCCATCAATGGCGAAGTCAGCGAGCGCATGGTCGCGGCCATCAAGGGGTTCCAGAAGGACAACGGCGGCAAGCAGACCGGCGTGCTCAATCCGCAGGAGCGCACGCTGCTTTCGGACGCCGCGCGAAAATTGCAGGCCAATGTCGGCTGGAAGACCGTGACCGACATGGTCACCGGCGCGCGGCTCGGCCTGCCGACCAAGCTGGTGCCGCAGCAGAGTTCCGACGCCAATGGCAGCAAGTGGTCGTCGACGTCAGGCACGATCCAGATCCAGCTTGCGCGACGCAAGGAAGCCGGCGTCACCACCGCGAAACTCGCCGAACTTGAGAAGAAGGAACCGGCCGGCCGCAAGATCGAATACAGCGCAATCAAGCCGGACTTCTTCGTGCTGTCGGGCATGCAGGGGCTGAAGAAATTCTACGTGCGCGGCACCTTCAAGGACGCCGAGGTGCGCATCCTCACCATCCTCTACGACCAGGCCACCGAAGGCACCATGGAGCCGGTGGTCATTGCCATGTCGTCGGCGTTCAACGCGTTTCCGGTCGGCGCGCAGGCGGCCTCCGGCCCGCCGCCGCGCAAGAAGGTGGAATATGGCAGCGGCATCGTGGTCAGCGAGGACGGCGCGATCCTCACCGACCGCCAGCTCATCGACGGCTGCATGTCCGTCGTCGTCGCGGGCCAGAATCTGGCGACTCCCGGCAATGCCGATCGCGTCGCCGAGGACAAGGTGCGCGACCTCGCTCTGCTGCGCATCTACGGCGTCCACGGATTGAAACCGCTGGCGCTGGGCAATGCGGCAGCGAAGCCCGCGCTCGACCTCACCGGCATTGCCGATCCGCAGAGCCAGGGCGGCAATGCGGCAGTCAGCACGGTCAAGGCCTCCGTCGCACCGGTCGGCAGCAACGGCGAACTGGCGCTGTCGCCGGCGCCCGGCATCGGCTTTTCCGGCGCCGCCGCGACCGACGCCGATGGCGCCTTCGCCGGCCTCGCGCAGTTGAAGCCGGTGGTGGTCGCAGGCCCTGCCAACGGCGTCGCCACACAGGCAACCCTGGTGCCCGCGGACACGGTGCGCGAATTCCTCAAGACCAATGGCGTGAGCTTTGCCGCGGGCGCCGCGGGCAACGCGAAGGCGTCGATGGTGCGCGTGATCTGCGTGCGCAAGTAA
- a CDS encoding division plane positioning ATPase MipZ yields the protein MHTIVLATQKGGSGKSTLSIGLALAAIADGHTVRLIETDPLGTLSNWQSRRPYAEPLVEPIYCASELEPRLRLLDQSGITLTIIDTAAGTSAVTTTAIGCADLCLIPSRPSVADIEATASTLGAIRAFDKAFAFVLNQTPIRGQRIQNAANSLAGDDVPDLTGIVAQPFIVMRNDHQDALAAGLAVTEFAPTGKSSEEIRGLWQWVADKLGIAALADLQSIAAELDMSADVVPTLWGPTPTDADTVIFVS from the coding sequence ATGCATACGATCGTACTGGCCACCCAAAAGGGCGGCAGCGGCAAGAGCACTCTCTCGATCGGCCTCGCGCTGGCGGCGATCGCGGACGGGCATACCGTTCGCCTGATCGAGACCGACCCGCTGGGCACGCTGTCCAACTGGCAGTCCCGCCGCCCCTATGCCGAACCCCTGGTCGAGCCGATCTACTGCGCCTCGGAACTCGAGCCGCGCCTGCGGCTGCTGGACCAGAGCGGCATCACGCTGACCATCATCGACACCGCCGCCGGTACCAGCGCGGTGACCACCACGGCGATCGGCTGCGCCGACCTCTGCCTGATCCCGTCGCGCCCGAGCGTTGCCGACATCGAGGCCACCGCCTCGACGCTGGGCGCCATCCGCGCCTTCGACAAGGCCTTCGCCTTCGTGCTCAACCAGACGCCTATCCGCGGCCAGCGCATCCAGAACGCGGCCAACAGCCTGGCGGGCGATGACGTGCCCGATCTCACCGGCATCGTCGCGCAACCGTTCATCGTGATGCGCAACGACCACCAGGACGCGCTCGCGGCCGGCCTCGCCGTCACCGAATTCGCCCCGACCGGAAAGTCGTCGGAAGAAATCCGCGGTCTGTGGCAGTGGGTCGCCGACAAGCTCGGCATCGCCGCCCTGGCCGACCTGCAATCGATCGCCGCCGAACTCGATATGTCGGCCGATGTTGTGCCTACGCTGTGGGGCCCCACGCCGACGGACGCAGATACGGTCATTTTCGTTTCCTGA
- a CDS encoding DUF2252 domain-containing protein has translation MTTLSNRAERLKQGKALRRKTPREAHAEFKGPLARSAVAILAESDADRVPELVPERYKRMIASPFAFLRGAAAIMTTDLAGQPMAGIPVQAGGDSHLMNFGAFVTPEDNILFDVNDFDETLAGIDFTVDVKRLAASVAVAALATDASRKQSRALAASTVKAYRWHMAALSKMSPLEIWHSRIDLEEEIGAIGHAGLQRKLASIIDKARGEGLALDDNFPHLTAGDAPRIVDKPPTIFHLDSRRDAHHRIDIAGVLASYRKDLWPDRQRLLDRFTLQDFAFKAVGVGSVGTYCYVCLFLTGDGEPLFLQIKQAQKSVLERLGGRPSYKGNQGRRVVEGQRMMQAASDIFLGYARDDASGRDFYIRTLKNRRLGGVSDIGEGEALADYAALCGRTLARAHARSGDAAIITGYMGKTAAFDDAIAAFAMAYADQTILDHAALVKARNNKSRSKTTPTRKNAGKKARKTRGTNAGKSSASRSKAP, from the coding sequence ATGACCACGTTGAGCAATCGGGCGGAGCGACTGAAGCAGGGCAAGGCGCTGCGCCGCAAGACGCCTCGCGAGGCCCATGCCGAGTTCAAGGGTCCGCTGGCGCGCAGCGCCGTGGCCATCCTGGCGGAAAGCGATGCCGACCGCGTCCCCGAGCTGGTCCCGGAGCGCTACAAGCGCATGATAGCCAGCCCGTTCGCGTTCCTGCGCGGCGCGGCAGCGATCATGACAACCGATCTGGCCGGCCAGCCGATGGCCGGCATCCCGGTGCAGGCCGGCGGCGACAGCCATCTGATGAATTTCGGCGCCTTCGTCACTCCCGAAGACAACATCCTGTTCGACGTCAACGATTTCGACGAGACGCTGGCCGGCATCGACTTTACCGTGGACGTCAAGCGTCTGGCGGCCAGCGTGGCGGTCGCCGCACTGGCCACCGATGCGTCGCGCAAGCAGTCGCGCGCGCTGGCCGCCAGCACGGTCAAGGCCTATCGCTGGCACATGGCGGCGCTGTCGAAAATGTCGCCGCTGGAAATCTGGCACAGCCGCATCGACCTCGAGGAGGAGATCGGCGCCATCGGCCATGCCGGCCTGCAGCGCAAGCTCGCGTCGATCATCGACAAGGCGCGCGGCGAAGGCCTGGCGCTGGACGACAACTTTCCGCATCTCACCGCCGGCGACGCGCCGCGGATCGTCGACAAGCCGCCGACCATCTTCCACCTGGATTCGCGCCGAGATGCCCATCACCGCATCGATATCGCCGGCGTGCTCGCCAGCTATCGCAAGGACCTGTGGCCGGACCGGCAACGGCTGCTCGACCGCTTCACCCTGCAGGACTTCGCATTCAAGGCGGTCGGCGTCGGCTCGGTGGGGACCTACTGCTACGTCTGCCTGTTCCTCACCGGCGACGGCGAGCCGCTGTTCCTGCAGATCAAGCAGGCGCAAAAGTCGGTGCTGGAACGGCTCGGCGGCAGGCCGTCCTACAAGGGCAACCAGGGCCGCCGCGTCGTCGAGGGTCAGCGCATGATGCAGGCCGCCAGCGACATCTTCCTCGGCTATGCCCGCGATGACGCCTCGGGCCGGGATTTCTACATCCGGACCCTGAAGAACCGCCGGCTCGGCGGTGTCAGCGACATCGGCGAAGGCGAGGCGCTGGCGGACTACGCCGCTCTGTGCGGCCGTACCCTTGCGCGCGCCCACGCGCGCTCCGGCGACGCCGCGATCATCACCGGCTACATGGGCAAGACCGCGGCCTTCGACGACGCCATTGCCGCCTTTGCCATGGCCTATGCCGACCAGACCATCCTCGATCATGCGGCCCTGGTCAAAGCCAGGAATAACAAGTCGCGCAGCAAGACAACGCCCACCCGCAAGAACGCCGGCAAGAAAGCCCGCAAGACGCGCGGCACGAACGCCGGCAAGTCATCGGCATCGCGCAGCAAGGCGCCGTAG
- a CDS encoding class I SAM-dependent methyltransferase — protein sequence MNDASIRFNDGAAYERMMGLWSRLAGDIFLDWLKPSPGLRWVDVGCGNGAFTEAIVQRCAPAEIQGIDPSEGQIAFARTRAAARPAVFQLGDAMALPYADKAFDVAVMALVIFFVPDPAKGVAEMARVVKPGGMVAAYAWDMDGGGFPLEPVMRELRAMGFVPSMPPSMDASRSENLQRLWRAAGLREVETRRIDVTRSYDDFEDFWSASTAGTTVKPTVAAMDPDVLAELKARVRAHLTEDASGRVSYAAFANAVKGSVPA from the coding sequence ATGAACGACGCTTCCATCCGCTTCAACGACGGTGCCGCCTATGAGCGGATGATGGGACTGTGGAGCCGGCTTGCCGGCGATATCTTTCTGGACTGGCTGAAGCCGTCGCCCGGCCTGCGCTGGGTCGATGTCGGCTGCGGCAACGGCGCCTTCACCGAGGCGATCGTGCAGCGCTGCGCACCGGCGGAGATCCAGGGCATCGATCCCTCCGAGGGGCAGATCGCCTTTGCCCGCACCCGCGCCGCGGCGCGTCCCGCCGTGTTTCAGCTCGGCGACGCCATGGCGCTGCCCTACGCCGACAAGGCATTCGATGTCGCGGTGATGGCGCTGGTGATCTTCTTCGTGCCCGATCCGGCGAAAGGCGTCGCCGAAATGGCGCGGGTGGTGAAACCGGGCGGCATGGTGGCGGCCTATGCGTGGGACATGGACGGCGGCGGCTTTCCGCTCGAACCGGTGATGCGCGAGTTGCGCGCCATGGGCTTCGTGCCGTCGATGCCGCCGAGCATGGATGCGTCGCGCAGCGAGAACCTGCAGCGGCTGTGGCGTGCGGCGGGCCTGCGCGAGGTCGAAACCCGCCGCATCGATGTGACGCGTAGTTACGACGACTTCGAGGATTTCTGGTCGGCCTCGACCGCGGGCACCACGGTGAAGCCGACGGTAGCGGCGATGGACCCGGACGTGCTCGCCGAGTTGAAAGCACGCGTCCGCGCGCATCTCACCGAGGATGCTTCGGGCCGGGTCAGCTACGCGGCCTTCGCCAATGCGGTGAAGGGCAGCGTGCCGGCATAG
- a CDS encoding methyl-accepting chemotaxis protein: protein MRIGFHCRVGSLLNGAFLGLTAVVVVLLGLRLVTNFGDMTAASRLVTLAEADRTVFNTMQVLRLSRGEAQTVLLNLDDPSAKLAELRARGTTKYLEAVAVLPRIGGAALDALVADLRTRWSETEQKWQELGAAAAKPKPTRKVADTDVWYKSTTRVLDNLNDASLRVAAEARLADPYVAELVAARQTAWSIREAAGSECSALRGSVAANEPLSPANLSTIGRLRGADEAGWSALKGLMVRSDVPPQLASAVTAGERDFSGSMAARDAVYRELGKGSASSVTPAQWTTLCNAPFEPIMAVARTALDLMQQRAETQYDAARFALVATIAVTLLMLSAAALVLRLIRRRVIQPVRTLNEAIGHLSRHEYEAPVPQVGDDDEFSAMAETLESLRLGTITSELANAERQAAQANDIERATRLGVLCRDFQASVGRTLDTVAGANQQMVVAADAMTETATDATRRTDEIARAVQQAAESINSVAGASEEMRTSLAEVSTKVEQSSKLSADAVGEAEATNRNVARLSVAAAEIGQVVGVITTIAAQTNLLALNATIEAARAGEHGRGFAVVAGEVKSLASQTATATGQITAQVSAIQAATESAVLAMDGIGARIREVDGLTGAITQAIQGQVNAMNQVSRDAQEVALLTDRVSTQINEVRAAAAGTVAAAGQVRQTTDDLGRQSGHLSLEIERFIAGVG, encoded by the coding sequence ATGCGAATCGGATTTCATTGCCGTGTTGGCAGCCTGCTCAACGGCGCTTTCCTTGGCCTGACCGCAGTGGTGGTCGTTCTGCTCGGTCTGCGGCTCGTCACGAATTTCGGCGATATGACCGCCGCGAGCCGACTGGTCACACTTGCCGAGGCCGACCGCACGGTCTTCAACACCATGCAGGTGCTGCGCCTGTCGCGCGGCGAGGCTCAGACCGTCTTGCTGAATCTGGACGATCCCTCGGCAAAACTCGCTGAGCTGCGCGCGCGAGGGACGACGAAATATTTGGAGGCCGTCGCGGTTCTCCCGCGCATCGGCGGTGCCGCGCTGGATGCCCTGGTGGCCGATCTGCGAACGCGCTGGAGCGAGACCGAGCAGAAGTGGCAGGAACTCGGCGCGGCCGCCGCGAAGCCGAAGCCGACCCGCAAGGTTGCGGATACCGACGTCTGGTACAAGTCGACGACCCGCGTGCTCGACAATCTGAACGACGCATCGCTCCGTGTCGCGGCCGAGGCGCGACTTGCCGATCCCTATGTGGCGGAGCTGGTCGCGGCGCGTCAGACCGCCTGGAGCATCCGCGAGGCAGCCGGCTCCGAATGCTCGGCGCTGCGCGGCAGCGTCGCTGCGAATGAACCCCTGTCACCTGCCAACCTCTCCACCATCGGGCGGTTGCGCGGCGCCGACGAGGCCGGCTGGAGCGCGCTCAAGGGCCTGATGGTCCGCAGCGACGTCCCGCCGCAACTGGCGAGCGCGGTGACCGCCGGCGAACGTGATTTCAGCGGCTCGATGGCCGCGCGCGACGCCGTCTATCGCGAGCTCGGCAAGGGATCGGCATCGTCGGTCACCCCGGCGCAATGGACGACGCTGTGCAACGCGCCGTTCGAGCCGATCATGGCGGTTGCGCGGACTGCGCTGGACCTGATGCAGCAGCGCGCCGAAACACAATACGACGCGGCGCGGTTTGCCCTCGTCGCCACCATCGCGGTGACGCTGCTGATGCTGTCCGCGGCGGCGCTGGTGCTGCGGCTGATCCGTCGGCGCGTGATCCAGCCGGTCAGGACCCTGAACGAGGCCATCGGACATTTGTCGCGGCACGAATACGAGGCTCCGGTGCCGCAGGTCGGCGACGACGACGAATTTTCGGCCATGGCCGAGACCCTGGAATCGCTGCGCCTGGGCACCATCACGTCCGAACTGGCCAACGCCGAGCGCCAGGCCGCCCAGGCCAATGACATCGAACGGGCGACGCGTCTCGGCGTCCTGTGCCGCGACTTCCAGGCATCGGTCGGCCGCACGCTCGATACGGTGGCCGGGGCCAACCAGCAGATGGTTGTCGCCGCCGATGCCATGACCGAGACGGCAACCGACGCGACGCGCCGCACCGACGAGATCGCGCGCGCCGTGCAGCAGGCCGCGGAGAGCATCAATTCGGTGGCCGGAGCATCGGAAGAGATGCGCACCTCGCTTGCGGAAGTCTCGACCAAGGTCGAGCAGTCCTCGAAACTGTCGGCCGACGCGGTCGGCGAGGCCGAGGCCACCAACCGCAACGTGGCGCGGCTGTCGGTGGCCGCCGCCGAAATCGGCCAAGTGGTCGGCGTCATCACCACCATCGCCGCGCAGACCAACCTGCTGGCGCTCAACGCGACGATCGAGGCCGCGCGCGCCGGCGAGCACGGACGCGGCTTCGCCGTCGTCGCCGGCGAAGTCAAATCGCTGGCGTCGCAGACCGCCACCGCCACCGGTCAGATTACCGCGCAGGTGTCGGCCATCCAGGCCGCCACGGAGTCGGCGGTGCTCGCCATGGACGGCATCGGCGCGCGCATCCGCGAGGTCGACGGGCTGACCGGGGCCATCACCCAGGCCATCCAGGGCCAGGTCAACGCCATGAACCAGGTGTCGCGCGACGCCCAGGAAGTTGCGCTGCTGACCGACCGCG